In a genomic window of Ranitomeya imitator isolate aRanImi1 chromosome 5, aRanImi1.pri, whole genome shotgun sequence:
- the PIGX gene encoding phosphatidylinositol-glycan biosynthesis class X protein isoform X2: MINMSKSAETLVFFILISFFCSGISTETFCPKLTVRREILKNGFHRDVVTRVQVSSSAEQMDGCSILLRETLPSGLFLDPYQLSSLRQHNLTEVFLMSLVDLEAPEYLSAESQALVYMEPDQSGAGGFISSVPVHARYHRPSAQGSDASIVLPGPQLLVHCSKDFLLSGCLDYPLVEAPCEPSGAVKCQWMNLPYAEVKEKAALQVPVGRIQHGPAVCIITVAVTLFCTGLILASVYNHRKVYGLYKDPRDVRSCPNDPPPFPFAGTLGSAEHSCLHMSEPRKPPPDGFGSSSCPGE; encoded by the exons ATG attaacATGTCGAAATCAGCGGAGACTTTGGTGTTCTTCATACTGATAAGCTTCTTCTGTTCTGGGATCAGTACAG AAACTTTCTGCCCCAAGCTCACTGTAAGGAGAGAGATCTTGAAAAATGGTTTTCACAG GGATGTGGTGACCAGAGTGCAGGTTTCCAGCTCCGCAGAGCAGATGGACGGCTGCAGCATATTGCTCCGAGAGACGCTGCCATCGGGGCTATTTCTGGACCCCTATCAGCTTTCCTCCCTGAGGCAGCACAATCTAACAGAG GTGTTTTTGATGAGTTTGGTGGATTTGGAAGCTCCGGAGTACCTGTCTGCAGAATCGCAGGCACTGGTGTATATGGAGCCGGACCAGTCGGGGGCCGGTGGTTTCATCTCTTCGGTACCAGTCCATGCCCGATACCACCGCCCATCAGCACAAGGCAGCGACGCGTCCATTGTGCTACCAGGACCCCAACTGCTCGTTCACTGCAGCAAAG ACTTCCTTCTGAGCGGCTGCTTGGATTATCCTTTAGTTGAAGCTCCTTGTGAACCTTCGGGTGCAGTGAAATGCCAGTGGATGAACCTGCCTTACGCCGAG GTTAAAGAGAAAGCTGCTCTCCAGGTGCCAGTGGGCAGAATACAACATGGACCCGCAGTCTGCATCATTACTGTCGCTGTCACACTGTTTTGCACTGGACTGATACTCGCATCCGTGTACAATCACAGAAAGGTTTACGGGTTATACAAAGACCCCCGAGACGTTAGATCTTGTCCAAATGATCCCCCACCTTTCCCATTTGCAGGAACACTTGGCTCGGCTGAACATTCATGTCTTCATATGAGTGAGCCGAGAAAGCCACCGCCAGACGGCTTCGGCAGCAGCTCTTGTCCTGGGGAATGA
- the PIGX gene encoding phosphatidylinositol-glycan biosynthesis class X protein isoform X1, with protein sequence MSKSAETLVFFILISFFCSGISTETFCPKLTVRREILKNGFHRDVVTRVQVSSSAEQMDGCSILLRETLPSGLFLDPYQLSSLRQHNLTEVFLMSLVDLEAPEYLSAESQALVYMEPDQSGAGGFISSVPVHARYHRPSAQGSDASIVLPGPQLLVHCSKDFLLSGCLDYPLVEAPCEPSGAVKCQWMNLPYAEVKEKAALQVPVGRIQHGPAVCIITVAVTLFCTGLILASVYNHRKVYGLYKDPRDVRSCPNDPPPFPFAGTLGSAEHSCLHMSEPRKPPPDGFGSSSCPGE encoded by the exons ATGTCGAAATCAGCGGAGACTTTGGTGTTCTTCATACTGATAAGCTTCTTCTGTTCTGGGATCAGTACAG AAACTTTCTGCCCCAAGCTCACTGTAAGGAGAGAGATCTTGAAAAATGGTTTTCACAG GGATGTGGTGACCAGAGTGCAGGTTTCCAGCTCCGCAGAGCAGATGGACGGCTGCAGCATATTGCTCCGAGAGACGCTGCCATCGGGGCTATTTCTGGACCCCTATCAGCTTTCCTCCCTGAGGCAGCACAATCTAACAGAG GTGTTTTTGATGAGTTTGGTGGATTTGGAAGCTCCGGAGTACCTGTCTGCAGAATCGCAGGCACTGGTGTATATGGAGCCGGACCAGTCGGGGGCCGGTGGTTTCATCTCTTCGGTACCAGTCCATGCCCGATACCACCGCCCATCAGCACAAGGCAGCGACGCGTCCATTGTGCTACCAGGACCCCAACTGCTCGTTCACTGCAGCAAAG ACTTCCTTCTGAGCGGCTGCTTGGATTATCCTTTAGTTGAAGCTCCTTGTGAACCTTCGGGTGCAGTGAAATGCCAGTGGATGAACCTGCCTTACGCCGAG GTTAAAGAGAAAGCTGCTCTCCAGGTGCCAGTGGGCAGAATACAACATGGACCCGCAGTCTGCATCATTACTGTCGCTGTCACACTGTTTTGCACTGGACTGATACTCGCATCCGTGTACAATCACAGAAAGGTTTACGGGTTATACAAAGACCCCCGAGACGTTAGATCTTGTCCAAATGATCCCCCACCTTTCCCATTTGCAGGAACACTTGGCTCGGCTGAACATTCATGTCTTCATATGAGTGAGCCGAGAAAGCCACCGCCAGACGGCTTCGGCAGCAGCTCTTGTCCTGGGGAATGA